The Dehalogenimonas lykanthroporepellens BL-DC-9 genome includes a window with the following:
- a CDS encoding Ornithine cyclodeaminase (KEGG: dev:DhcVS_140 ornithine cyclodeaminase~PFAM: ornithine cyclodeaminase/mu-crystallin): MSTLLLTREHISQLITMPETLSAVENAFSAYAEGAAGMPPKAYLTLDKGDFRAMPASVPGAAGVKWINVHLGNSAIGLPSIMGLIVYSDPETGYPLAIMDGTEITAFRTGAAAAIASRYLARAGSRTLGLVGAGHQADTQIEAHLEYFSFDDIRVFDLDPSAVTKLAARFPELPIHPAGLEATCGADIVCTLTPATRPYVKYEWLKPGAHVNAIGADAPGKQELTTELLSRVTVIVDDVYQATHAGELNVAVSAGLFQASDIFATLGELTSGRKRLESPVGDGITIFDSTGLAIQDIACARYIYDKACLAGMGQACDLIGV, encoded by the coding sequence ATGTCCACATTACTTTTAACCCGCGAGCATATTTCACAACTGATTACCATGCCGGAGACACTGTCGGCCGTTGAAAACGCTTTTTCCGCCTATGCCGAAGGCGCCGCCGGCATGCCCCCGAAAGCCTACCTGACACTGGATAAAGGGGATTTCCGCGCCATGCCGGCCTCAGTGCCGGGGGCGGCCGGTGTCAAGTGGATAAACGTTCACCTGGGTAACAGCGCTATCGGTTTACCCAGCATAATGGGGCTTATAGTGTATTCCGACCCCGAAACCGGTTATCCGCTGGCCATCATGGACGGCACCGAGATTACCGCTTTCCGCACCGGAGCGGCGGCGGCCATCGCTTCCCGGTACCTGGCCCGCGCCGGTTCGCGGACGCTGGGACTGGTCGGCGCCGGTCACCAGGCTGATACCCAGATAGAAGCCCACCTGGAGTATTTCAGTTTTGACGACATCAGGGTATTCGATCTGGATCCATCGGCCGTGACAAAACTGGCGGCGCGTTTCCCGGAATTGCCGATCCACCCGGCCGGACTGGAAGCAACCTGCGGCGCCGACATTGTCTGCACCCTGACACCCGCGACCAGACCTTACGTCAAATACGAATGGCTGAAACCCGGGGCCCACGTCAATGCCATCGGCGCCGATGCGCCGGGCAAGCAGGAACTGACGACCGAATTGCTGAGCCGAGTGACGGTCATCGTCGACGACGTCTACCAGGCCACCCATGCCGGTGAGCTTAATGTCGCCGTCTCGGCTGGTCTTTTTCAGGCAAGTGATATCTTCGCAACTCTGGGCGAACTGACATCCGGACGAAAACGGCTGGAATCACCGGTCGGCGACGGAATAACCATATTTGATTCCACCGGTCTGGCCATCCAGGACATCGCCTGCGCCCGCTACATTTACGACAAGGCCTGCCTCGCTGGAATGGGACAGGCCTGCGATCTCATCGGCGTCTGA
- a CDS encoding 6-phosphofructokinase (TIGRFAM: 6-phosphofructokinase~KEGG: geo:Geob_3759 6-phosphofructokinase~PFAM: phosphofructokinase), which produces MKKMAVLTSGGDAPGMNAAIRAVTRCGIAAGWRVIGINRGYRGLIAGDFRPLGIRDVSGIIQAGGTILGSSRAPEFKTEAGRKQAMDNLHHDGISALVVIGGNGSQAGAHLLSQAEFPVVGVASTIDNDLFGTDQSIGVDTALNIALEAIDRLKVTASSHQRAHIVEVMGRHQGYLALMAGIAGGAEYVVLPELETSPEVIAEEIRKSYQRGKSHCLIVVAEGAEWNAERLINHFNTNADLGYSLRATILGHVQRGGAPTAFDRLLATRIGARAVEELDAGNHGVLLGLACGEIKPTPLETVAENTKQLDLSFLSVARKLTG; this is translated from the coding sequence ATGAAAAAAATGGCGGTTCTGACTTCTGGCGGCGACGCCCCGGGCATGAACGCGGCCATCAGGGCGGTTACCCGATGCGGCATCGCCGCTGGCTGGCGGGTTATCGGCATCAATCGTGGTTATCGGGGGCTGATAGCCGGAGATTTCCGGCCGCTGGGCATCAGGGATGTTTCCGGCATCATCCAGGCCGGGGGGACCATCCTGGGTTCCTCCCGCGCACCGGAATTCAAGACCGAAGCCGGGCGTAAACAAGCCATGGACAACCTGCATCATGATGGCATCTCAGCGCTGGTGGTCATCGGCGGCAACGGCTCCCAGGCCGGAGCTCACCTGTTGAGCCAGGCCGAATTTCCAGTAGTCGGCGTGGCCTCCACCATCGATAACGACCTGTTCGGCACCGACCAGAGCATCGGGGTAGATACGGCTCTCAATATTGCGCTGGAAGCCATCGACCGTCTGAAGGTCACTGCCTCATCCCATCAACGGGCTCATATCGTCGAGGTCATGGGCCGGCACCAGGGATACCTGGCGCTCATGGCCGGTATCGCCGGCGGGGCGGAATATGTGGTACTGCCGGAACTGGAAACCAGTCCGGAAGTCATCGCTGAAGAAATCAGGAAAAGTTATCAACGGGGTAAGTCCCACTGCCTGATAGTAGTGGCCGAAGGGGCTGAATGGAACGCAGAACGCCTCATAAATCATTTCAATACCAATGCTGACCTGGGCTATTCCCTGCGGGCAACCATATTGGGACATGTACAACGTGGCGGCGCGCCGACGGCTTTCGACCGGCTACTGGCGACCCGCATCGGCGCCAGGGCAGTCGAAGAACTGGACGCCGGCAATCATGGCGTCCTGCTCGGCCTGGCCTGCGGTGAAATCAAGCCGACACCGCTGGAGACCGTGGCCGAAAACACCAAACAGCTTGATCTCTCCTTTCTGTCGGTGGCCAGAAAACTGACAGGTTGA
- a CDS encoding HI0933 family protein (PFAM: HI0933 family protein~KEGG: det:DET0195 hypothetical protein), giving the protein MNKTPPDNRNSAGIVVIGGGAAGLMAAGRAAESGAEVTLLERMPQPGRKLLVTGKGRCNITNSAPLREFLAAFGQDGRFLYGAFHRFFRDELLEFLRRHGVETKTERGGRIFPVSDSAADVLDALVSYVKHNRVIIRTNSRVTAIERGKTGISGVTLESGEKIPARAVILATGGASYPGTGSAGDGFRLAKGLGHRVTRLYPSLVPLAVAEADFAKACQGVSLKNIRLTLLACDRNSIPNLTINHDYGRGTGHLKPPAPVIESRFGEMMLTHFGIGGPVTLLASQSAARALENGPVTAVIDLKPALSRRELDLRLQRELAANPKRRLTVIMKNLLPAKMVEPMIGLSGIAADKTAAGITAGERKIMAGLLKCLPLTVTSPLPLSAAMVTAGGVELSEIDPRTMASRLVPGLYLAGEVLNLDADTGGYNLQAAFSTGWVAGKAAVESLFSLEN; this is encoded by the coding sequence ATGAATAAAACCCCACCGGATAATAGAAACAGCGCCGGCATAGTGGTCATCGGCGGCGGCGCCGCCGGTCTGATGGCCGCCGGGCGGGCGGCCGAATCGGGCGCTGAAGTCACTCTGCTGGAACGAATGCCGCAACCCGGCCGCAAATTGCTGGTCACCGGCAAAGGCCGGTGCAACATCACCAACAGCGCGCCCCTGCGGGAATTCCTGGCCGCCTTCGGCCAGGACGGACGCTTTCTCTACGGCGCGTTTCACCGGTTTTTCCGGGACGAACTGCTGGAATTTCTGCGGCGTCACGGCGTCGAGACCAAAACTGAGCGCGGAGGCAGGATATTCCCGGTATCCGACTCAGCCGCTGATGTCCTGGATGCGCTGGTTTCTTATGTAAAACACAACAGAGTAATTATCCGGACCAACAGCCGGGTGACTGCCATCGAACGGGGAAAAACCGGTATCAGCGGCGTTACCCTGGAAAGCGGAGAGAAAATACCAGCCAGGGCGGTGATACTGGCCACCGGCGGCGCGTCCTATCCGGGCACCGGCTCGGCGGGCGATGGGTTTCGACTGGCCAAAGGTCTGGGTCACCGGGTAACCCGGCTCTACCCGTCCCTGGTGCCGCTGGCGGTGGCCGAGGCCGATTTCGCCAAAGCCTGCCAGGGAGTCAGTTTGAAAAACATCCGTCTGACTCTGCTGGCCTGTGACCGGAATAGTATTCCCAACCTGACCATCAACCACGACTACGGCAGGGGAACCGGACACCTGAAGCCACCAGCACCCGTCATCGAAAGCCGTTTCGGAGAGATGATGCTCACCCATTTCGGTATCGGCGGCCCGGTCACCCTGCTGGCTTCCCAGTCAGCCGCCCGGGCGCTGGAAAACGGCCCGGTAACGGCGGTCATCGATCTCAAGCCGGCGCTCAGCCGCCGGGAACTGGACCTGAGACTTCAAAGGGAATTGGCGGCCAACCCGAAAAGACGCCTCACCGTTATCATGAAAAACCTGCTACCGGCCAAGATGGTCGAACCGATGATCGGCCTGTCCGGAATAGCCGCGGACAAAACCGCCGCCGGAATCACCGCCGGCGAACGCAAGATTATGGCCGGATTGTTGAAGTGCCTGCCGCTGACGGTAACTTCTCCTTTGCCGCTGAGCGCGGCCATGGTGACCGCCGGCGGGGTGGAGTTATCGGAAATCGACCCGCGAACCATGGCCTCCCGGCTGGTGCCCGGCCTGTACCTGGCCGGTGAGGTATTGAACCTGGATGCCGATACCGGCGGCTATAATCTGCAGGCGGCGTTTTCGACCGGCTGGGTTGCCGGTAAGGCCGCGGTCGAGAGCCTTTTCTCCCTGGAAAATTAG
- a CDS encoding Dihydroorotate dehydrogenase, electron transfer subunit, iron-sulfur cluster binding domain protein (PFAM: Dihydroorotate dehydrogenase, electron transfer subunit, iron-sulphur cluster binding domain; oxidoreductase FAD/NAD(P)-binding domain protein; Oxidoreductase FAD-binding domain protein~KEGG: det:DET1203 dihydroorotate dehydrogenase, electron transfer subunit), producing the protein MADPRSRRHSAEVLANDSVMPGVFRLRLKCPAVASSARPGQFVMVSCDNHLLRRPVSIAGADVAGGEISLLIASVGTGTAWLKERQSGDWLDVLGPQGNGFTIDEDSNKLLLVGGGMGIAPLNFLAEYAGRLRREVTLVLGARTAELLCPPGHLADTGECLLFTEDGSAGTAGRVTDCPDSHIATADQIFVCGPIPMYRALAQDARFTGRPVQVSLEVRMACGTGLCYGCTIKTTGGLRQVCSHGPVFRMDEVAWPELADL; encoded by the coding sequence ATGGCTGACCCCAGGAGCCGGCGTCATTCAGCCGAGGTGCTGGCCAACGATTCGGTTATGCCGGGAGTGTTCCGTTTGCGTCTCAAGTGCCCGGCGGTGGCTTCGTCAGCCCGTCCCGGTCAGTTCGTCATGGTCAGTTGTGACAACCACCTGCTCCGCCGCCCCGTCAGCATCGCCGGAGCCGACGTTGCCGGCGGTGAAATCAGCCTGCTTATCGCCAGTGTCGGCACCGGCACCGCCTGGCTGAAAGAGCGGCAGTCCGGCGATTGGCTGGATGTCCTGGGACCGCAGGGTAACGGCTTCACCATTGACGAAGATAGCAATAAACTCCTGCTGGTGGGCGGAGGCATGGGTATTGCGCCGCTCAATTTTCTGGCTGAATATGCCGGGAGGCTGAGGCGGGAAGTAACGCTGGTACTGGGCGCCCGCACTGCCGAACTTCTCTGCCCGCCCGGTCACCTGGCGGATACCGGAGAATGCCTGTTGTTCACCGAAGACGGTTCCGCCGGCACCGCCGGCAGAGTGACCGACTGCCCGGACAGCCACATCGCCACGGCTGACCAGATTTTTGTCTGCGGCCCCATCCCGATGTACCGGGCGCTGGCGCAAGATGCCAGATTCACCGGGCGTCCGGTACAGGTCTCGCTGGAAGTCAGAATGGCCTGCGGCACCGGATTGTGCTACGGCTGTACCATCAAAACCACCGGCGGCCTGAGACAGGTGTGCAGTCATGGCCCGGTCTTCCGGATGGACGAGGTCGCCTGGCCGGAACTGGCCGACCTCTAA